One window of Methylococcus sp. EFPC2 genomic DNA carries:
- a CDS encoding ferritin-like domain-containing protein, which yields MTGPTCLFDHAEQVLGADEVQAKVELTRQAQALARAGRLSLAATTPPVDITAARFPARPVLVDPRELPRRKLTTTEGRVALLHAVAHIEFSAIQLAWDHLYRFRGLPDAYYWDWLSVADEEALHFSLIRERLNELGADYGDLPAHGGLWGIACETAYDTAARMALVPRFMEARGLDVTPGMMDKLAAVGDDASVAVLQRILDDEVGHVALGTQWFEWLCHQRGVDAETEYFLLIERHMKGQSRGPYNLPLRRRAGFSEGELARLSAHN from the coding sequence ATGACCGGTCCCACATGCCTTTTCGACCATGCCGAACAAGTGCTGGGCGCGGACGAGGTTCAAGCCAAGGTCGAGCTGACCCGGCAGGCCCAGGCGCTGGCTCGGGCGGGACGATTGAGCCTGGCCGCAACGACTCCGCCCGTCGACATCACGGCAGCCCGCTTTCCCGCCCGCCCCGTGCTGGTCGATCCGCGCGAACTGCCGCGGCGCAAGCTGACCACGACCGAGGGCCGCGTCGCCTTGCTCCACGCGGTCGCGCATATCGAATTCAGCGCCATCCAGCTCGCCTGGGACCACCTCTACCGCTTCCGCGGCTTGCCGGACGCCTATTACTGGGACTGGCTGAGCGTGGCCGACGAGGAAGCCCTGCATTTCTCCCTGATCCGGGAACGCCTCAACGAACTGGGCGCCGATTACGGCGACCTGCCGGCCCACGGCGGCCTCTGGGGCATCGCCTGCGAAACGGCTTACGATACGGCCGCGCGCATGGCCCTGGTGCCGCGCTTCATGGAAGCGCGCGGCCTGGACGTCACGCCGGGCATGATGGACAAGCTGGCGGCCGTGGGCGACGACGCCAGCGTGGCCGTGCTCCAGCGCATACTGGACGACGAAGTCGGCCATGTCGCCCTGGGCACGCAATGGTTCGAGTGGCTATGCCACCAGCGCGGCGTGGATGCCGAGACGGAGTATTTCCTGTTGATCGAGCGGCACATGAAAGGCCAATCCCGCGGGCCTTACAACCTGCCGCTGCGACGCCGGGCGGGATTCAGCGAAGGGGAGCTGGCCCGCCTCTCGGCCCACAACTGA
- the glk gene encoding glucokinase: MILAGDIGGTKTVLASIETQAGGSTHIVREQTYASGEFRTFDEIIGLFLADGEQIDAAAFGVAGPVIDQRCQTTNLPWLLDGSALKIRLGTERVRLLNDLEAMAVGMLHLEEQDFIELNPNAVEQTGNIAVIAAGTGLGEALLYWDGERHHPVATEGGHSDFAPQNERQDQLLSYLRGLYPDHVSNERILSGNGFGHLYDFLAASGYAPPCPAVPDHAAPDIDRNALISRLGIDGEDPLCREAVRLFAEIYGAEAGNLALRSFATGGVFIGGGIGPKIRSALESGEFIQAFTAKGRFRPLLSTLSVKLALNPRTPLLGAMHYFAAQ; encoded by the coding sequence ATGATATTAGCCGGCGACATCGGCGGAACCAAAACGGTCCTGGCCTCGATCGAAACACAGGCCGGCGGCTCGACCCATATCGTGCGGGAACAGACTTACGCCAGTGGCGAGTTCCGCACCTTCGACGAGATCATCGGTTTGTTCCTGGCCGACGGGGAGCAGATCGATGCGGCCGCCTTCGGCGTCGCGGGACCGGTCATCGATCAGCGCTGTCAGACCACCAACCTGCCCTGGTTGCTCGACGGCTCCGCCCTGAAGATCCGCCTCGGCACCGAGCGTGTCCGGCTGCTCAACGATCTCGAAGCGATGGCCGTCGGCATGCTGCACCTGGAAGAGCAGGACTTCATCGAGCTCAATCCGAACGCCGTCGAGCAAACCGGCAACATCGCGGTGATCGCGGCCGGCACCGGCCTCGGCGAGGCCTTGCTCTACTGGGACGGCGAGCGGCATCATCCCGTCGCCACGGAAGGCGGCCACAGCGACTTCGCGCCGCAAAACGAACGGCAGGACCAACTGCTGTCCTACCTGCGTGGCCTTTATCCCGACCACGTCAGCAACGAGCGCATCCTGTCGGGCAACGGCTTCGGCCATTTGTACGACTTCCTCGCGGCCAGCGGCTATGCGCCGCCCTGCCCCGCCGTTCCGGATCACGCCGCCCCCGATATAGACCGCAACGCCCTGATCTCCCGGCTGGGCATAGACGGCGAAGATCCTCTGTGCCGGGAAGCCGTGCGCCTATTCGCGGAGATCTACGGCGCCGAGGCCGGCAATCTGGCGCTTCGGTCCTTCGCTACCGGAGGAGTGTTCATCGGCGGCGGCATCGGCCCGAAAATCCGCTCCGCGCTCGAATCGGGCGAATTCATCCAGGCGTTCACCGCCAAGGGACGCTTCCGTCCCCTGCTCTCCACGCTGTCGGTAAAGCTCGCACTGAACCCGCGCACTCCGCTGCTGGGCGCCATGCATTATTTCGCCGCGCAATAA
- a CDS encoding formate--tetrahydrofolate ligase: MSDIEIAQQAKIRPVIGLAKERLGIDAEHLDPYGHYKAKLSLDYIDSLKDKPDGKLVLVTAISPTPAGEGKTTTTVGLGDALNRLGKKAMICLREPALGPCFGVKGGAAGGGYSQVVPMEDINLHFTGDFHAIGVAHNLLSAMIDNHIHQGNALDLDLRQIQWKRVIDMNDRALRDIVVSLGGTANGFPRQDGFDIIAASEVMAILCLSSSLKELKERLGNILVGYTRGDKRPVFARELNAHGAMAALLKDALRPNLVQTLENNPVFVHGGPFANIAHGCNTVIATKSALKLADIVVTEAGFGADLGAEKFIDIKCRKAGLKPDAVVLVATVRALKSHGGVPVKELTTENLAALDAGFANLARHLSNVQDQFGLPCVVAINHFVSDTDAEIALLKRKVEETGAKAVICKHWAEGGKGAEELAREVLAILDSGKSSFQFLYDENAPLWDKIKAIATRIYGAADIAADIKARQQLAQLSEEYSHFPVCIAKTQSSFSNDPNLKGAPSGHILSIREVRPSHGAEFVVVVCGSMMTMPGLPKVPAAEKIDIDEHGRITGLF; encoded by the coding sequence ATGTCCGACATCGAAATCGCCCAACAAGCCAAGATACGGCCCGTCATCGGCCTGGCCAAGGAAAGACTGGGCATCGATGCCGAACACCTGGACCCTTACGGCCATTACAAGGCCAAGCTGTCGCTGGACTACATCGACAGTCTGAAAGACAAACCCGACGGCAAACTGGTGCTGGTCACCGCCATCAGCCCGACGCCGGCGGGAGAGGGCAAGACCACCACCACCGTGGGCCTGGGCGACGCGCTCAACCGGCTTGGCAAGAAGGCCATGATCTGTTTACGCGAACCGGCCTTGGGGCCCTGCTTCGGCGTCAAGGGCGGCGCCGCCGGCGGCGGCTATTCCCAGGTCGTGCCGATGGAAGACATCAACCTCCACTTCACCGGCGACTTCCACGCCATAGGCGTGGCGCACAACCTGTTGTCGGCGATGATCGACAACCACATCCACCAGGGCAACGCACTGGACCTGGATCTGCGGCAGATCCAGTGGAAGCGCGTGATCGACATGAACGACCGCGCGCTGCGCGACATCGTCGTCAGCCTGGGCGGTACCGCCAACGGTTTTCCGCGACAGGACGGCTTCGACATCATCGCGGCTTCCGAAGTCATGGCCATTCTGTGTTTGTCCAGCAGCCTCAAGGAATTGAAAGAGCGCCTGGGCAACATCCTGGTGGGCTACACCCGCGGCGACAAGCGCCCGGTGTTCGCCCGCGAACTCAACGCCCACGGCGCCATGGCCGCGCTGTTGAAGGATGCCCTGCGGCCCAACCTGGTCCAGACCCTGGAAAACAATCCGGTCTTCGTCCACGGCGGGCCCTTCGCCAATATCGCACACGGCTGCAACACGGTGATCGCCACGAAGTCGGCGCTGAAGCTGGCCGACATCGTGGTCACCGAAGCCGGCTTCGGCGCGGATCTAGGGGCGGAGAAATTCATCGACATCAAGTGCCGCAAGGCAGGTCTCAAGCCCGATGCGGTGGTCCTGGTCGCCACGGTGCGGGCGCTCAAGTCCCACGGCGGTGTGCCGGTGAAGGAACTGACGACGGAAAACCTGGCCGCCCTGGATGCCGGTTTCGCCAACCTGGCCCGCCATCTGAGCAATGTGCAGGATCAGTTCGGCCTGCCCTGCGTGGTCGCCATCAATCATTTCGTCTCCGACACCGACGCCGAGATCGCCCTGCTGAAACGCAAGGTGGAGGAAACGGGCGCCAAAGCCGTGATCTGCAAGCATTGGGCGGAAGGCGGCAAGGGCGCGGAGGAACTGGCCCGCGAGGTGCTGGCCATCCTGGATTCGGGTAAGTCGAGTTTCCAGTTCCTGTACGACGAGAACGCCCCGCTGTGGGACAAGATCAAGGCCATCGCCACCCGGATCTACGGCGCCGCCGACATCGCCGCCGACATCAAGGCGCGCCAGCAGCTGGCCCAGTTGAGCGAGGAATACAGCCATTTCCCGGTCTGCATCGCCAAGACCCAGTCGTCGTTCTCCAACGACCCCAACCTCAAGGGCGCGCCCAGCGGACACATCCTGTCGATACGCGAAGTCCGTCCCTCGCACGGCGCGGAATTCGTGGTGGTCGTCTGCGGCAGCATGATGACCATGCCCGGCTTGCCCAAGGTGCCGGCGGCGGAGAAGATCGACATCGACGAACACGGGCGCATCACGGGCCTGTTCTAA
- a CDS encoding RNA polymerase sigma factor, translating into MSAIAVLFDTNDISQSPVASRGDAELMERVGSRDTAAFEALYTALYPRLYRFIYRMTRHPDLTEELVNETMLVVWEKPQGFNYRCKVSTWVFGIAYRKALKSLSKGAQAAAELSIDELAEVIPDGKPSAVSQVELDDLIAVALDTLSPEQQAVVELTYHHELPYQEIAEILGCPENTVKTRMFYARKKLQPFFKDLISDPQDYRYEEKP; encoded by the coding sequence ATGAGTGCGATCGCGGTTTTGTTTGACACCAACGACATCAGCCAGTCCCCGGTCGCCAGCCGTGGAGATGCCGAACTCATGGAGCGTGTGGGCTCTAGGGATACAGCGGCGTTCGAAGCCTTGTACACGGCACTTTATCCGCGTCTTTACCGTTTCATTTACCGGATGACACGCCATCCGGATCTGACGGAAGAACTGGTCAACGAAACGATGCTGGTGGTTTGGGAAAAGCCGCAGGGCTTCAATTACCGCTGCAAGGTTTCCACCTGGGTCTTTGGTATCGCTTACCGCAAGGCGCTCAAGTCCTTGTCCAAGGGAGCGCAAGCCGCCGCCGAGCTGTCGATCGACGAACTCGCGGAGGTCATCCCGGACGGGAAACCTTCCGCCGTCAGTCAGGTAGAGTTGGACGATCTGATAGCGGTTGCCCTGGATACCTTGTCTCCGGAGCAGCAAGCCGTCGTCGAGCTGACTTATCACCATGAGCTGCCTTACCAGGAAATCGCTGAAATCCTGGGCTGTCCGGAAAACACCGTGAAGACGCGCATGTTTTACGCTCGGAAGAAACTGCAGCCGTTTTTCAAGGATCTGATTTCGGACCCACAGGATTACCGCTACGAGGAAAAGCCATGA
- a CDS encoding glycoside hydrolase family 15 protein, translating to MPNTPSDPLEHYFRQVKDIILDRQDWISGLLPASTAVTAHGNYTDAWVRDNVYSILAAWGLALSYRKAEDGRERAYLLEQSVVKLMRGLLTAMMRQSAKVEKFKHTQDPLDALHAKYKTGTGEVVVGDSEWGHLQLDATSLFLLMLAQMTASGLRIVFTVDEVNFVQNLVHYISRAFRTPDYGIWERGNKMNLGIAELNASSIGMAKAALEALAGFNLFGRDGGQTAIVHVVADDIARTRIALESLLPRESISKEVDAAVLSITGFPAFAVDNPTLREKTESRIVEKLQGRYGCKRFLLDGHQTALEDHRRLHYEPHELKEFRDIECEWPLFFTYLLLNHLFAGHPEAAADYRGRLDGLLVERNGQKLLPELYLVPHWAIAAEKQHPHSQDRVPNENVPLVWAQSLYILGCLLQDGLITPEDIDPLGRHIPPQRYCGCGLQIALLAEDEAVRDELARLGVPAQTLAEIAPIQVRDGSELAAAYTQVGRNDRMGLSGRPLRKLRTLATSRLYSLAGEDLLFLPQFMNQKGFYIAMDNRLLIQRLRLELAYICRHWDNPAPPLLAVTIKHNLLDGEDKQVLLDFIEQLRRGTVQGVTVRLGLLSDFAATAAREKIGYLHDFRFSQAQWDEQERPYAQVLPAGEQPPQSLDNVTLTEWEIGDDGRLLDQLRHNPNLYAQLEVLSLLSQRHGLDHDTGLRTQDGRVCRIRDLLEEVYARAGDRHVWYVVRRCAGLLGKYDINLEQAATDILVRQHGLTVGRAYSGKATLRRPADSWDILQTIRNFNANESSQHIIIQELIIYLGMLIKSKPELFTDMHTIRVGHILQLIVARQKRLSGSSLDQAFTEILGLAPHRLVELLQDTLEDYGDSQTQLGLVESLHYEGPQRELKSARFPAGMDPKDRGEAEDWYEWRERQGSVGRESEAFFDRVWTLLQHCRGLMVGEKISSKRRIDSESVRAQMTPGEQTFKLHVNHLLNKIQAPVYRQLTVEALWALASIFRDNPALHIDDTLYTDILIGHAVRLCWLQNHPEHSDNYENYVSLAWQAFYLLPPHAVANGILDAFNHLLNHPL from the coding sequence ATGCCCAACACGCCATCCGACCCGCTAGAGCACTATTTCCGCCAGGTTAAGGACATCATCCTCGATCGTCAGGACTGGATCAGCGGCCTCTTGCCCGCCAGCACGGCCGTCACGGCCCACGGCAATTACACCGACGCCTGGGTCCGGGACAACGTCTACAGCATCCTGGCGGCCTGGGGCCTCGCGCTGTCCTATCGCAAGGCCGAGGACGGGCGGGAGCGCGCCTATCTGCTCGAACAAAGCGTGGTCAAGCTGATGCGCGGCCTGCTGACCGCCATGATGCGCCAATCCGCCAAGGTGGAAAAATTCAAGCACACCCAGGACCCGCTCGACGCCCTGCACGCCAAATATAAGACCGGCACCGGCGAGGTGGTGGTCGGCGACAGCGAATGGGGCCATCTGCAACTGGACGCCACCTCGCTGTTCCTGCTGATGCTGGCGCAGATGACCGCCTCCGGCCTACGCATCGTGTTCACCGTGGACGAAGTCAACTTCGTGCAGAACCTGGTGCACTACATCAGCCGCGCCTTCCGCACCCCCGACTACGGCATCTGGGAGCGCGGCAACAAGATGAACCTGGGTATCGCCGAACTGAACGCCAGTTCCATCGGCATGGCCAAGGCGGCCCTGGAAGCACTGGCCGGCTTCAATCTGTTCGGCAGGGACGGGGGCCAGACGGCCATCGTGCACGTCGTCGCCGACGACATCGCCCGCACCCGCATCGCCCTGGAATCGCTGCTGCCGCGCGAGTCGATTTCCAAGGAGGTCGACGCGGCGGTGCTAAGCATCACGGGCTTTCCGGCCTTCGCGGTGGACAATCCGACGCTGCGGGAAAAGACGGAGTCGCGCATCGTCGAGAAACTGCAAGGCCGCTACGGTTGCAAGCGCTTCCTGCTGGACGGTCACCAGACCGCCCTCGAGGACCACCGGCGTCTGCATTACGAGCCCCACGAATTGAAGGAATTCAGGGACATCGAATGCGAATGGCCGCTGTTTTTCACCTACCTGCTGCTCAACCATTTGTTCGCCGGACACCCGGAAGCGGCCGCCGATTACCGCGGGCGCCTGGACGGACTGCTGGTCGAGCGCAATGGTCAGAAGCTGCTGCCCGAGCTTTATCTCGTCCCTCACTGGGCCATCGCCGCCGAGAAACAGCATCCGCACAGCCAGGACCGCGTTCCGAACGAAAACGTACCCCTGGTTTGGGCGCAAAGCTTGTACATCCTGGGCTGTTTGCTACAGGACGGCCTGATCACGCCGGAGGACATCGACCCGTTGGGCCGCCACATCCCCCCGCAACGCTACTGCGGCTGCGGCCTGCAGATTGCCTTGCTGGCCGAGGACGAAGCGGTGCGCGACGAACTCGCCCGGCTGGGCGTGCCGGCACAGACCCTGGCCGAGATCGCGCCCATCCAGGTCCGCGACGGCAGCGAACTGGCCGCAGCCTACACCCAGGTCGGCCGCAACGACCGCATGGGACTGAGCGGACGGCCCTTGCGGAAATTGCGCACCCTGGCCACCTCCCGGCTGTATAGCCTGGCGGGCGAGGACTTGTTGTTCCTGCCGCAGTTCATGAATCAGAAAGGCTTTTACATCGCCATGGACAACCGCTTGCTGATCCAGCGGCTGCGGCTGGAACTGGCCTACATCTGCCGGCACTGGGACAACCCGGCGCCGCCGCTGCTGGCCGTCACCATCAAGCACAACCTGCTGGATGGCGAGGATAAGCAGGTGCTGCTCGATTTCATCGAACAATTGCGCCGGGGCACGGTACAAGGCGTGACCGTCCGTTTAGGGCTGTTGAGCGATTTCGCCGCCACCGCCGCCAGGGAAAAAATCGGCTATCTGCACGACTTCAGGTTTTCGCAAGCCCAGTGGGACGAGCAGGAGCGGCCCTACGCCCAAGTCCTGCCGGCCGGCGAACAGCCGCCGCAATCGCTGGACAACGTGACCTTGACCGAATGGGAAATCGGCGACGACGGCCGCTTGCTCGACCAGTTGCGCCACAACCCGAATCTTTACGCCCAGCTGGAAGTGCTGAGCCTGCTCAGCCAGCGCCATGGCCTGGACCACGACACGGGGCTGCGCACCCAGGATGGGCGGGTTTGCCGGATCCGCGACCTGCTGGAAGAAGTTTACGCCCGCGCCGGCGACCGCCATGTGTGGTATGTCGTGCGCCGTTGTGCAGGCCTTTTGGGCAAATACGACATCAACCTGGAGCAGGCGGCCACCGACATCCTGGTCCGCCAGCACGGCCTGACCGTGGGCCGAGCCTACAGCGGCAAGGCCACCCTGAGGCGGCCGGCCGACTCCTGGGATATCCTGCAGACCATCCGCAACTTCAACGCCAACGAAAGCAGCCAGCACATCATCATCCAGGAACTGATCATCTACTTGGGGATGCTGATCAAGTCCAAGCCGGAGTTGTTCACCGACATGCATACGATACGCGTCGGCCACATCCTGCAACTGATCGTCGCCCGGCAGAAGCGCTTGAGTGGGAGCTCGCTGGATCAGGCCTTCACCGAAATACTGGGATTGGCGCCGCACCGTCTGGTCGAACTGCTGCAGGACACTTTAGAAGATTACGGCGACAGTCAAACCCAGTTGGGTCTGGTGGAAAGCCTGCATTACGAAGGCCCGCAGCGGGAATTGAAGTCCGCGCGCTTTCCCGCCGGCATGGATCCCAAGGACCGGGGCGAAGCCGAAGACTGGTACGAATGGCGCGAACGGCAGGGCAGCGTGGGACGCGAGAGCGAGGCCTTCTTCGACCGCGTCTGGACTTTGCTGCAGCACTGCCGCGGCCTGATGGTGGGCGAGAAAATCAGCAGTAAGCGGCGCATCGACAGCGAATCCGTGCGTGCGCAGATGACCCCCGGTGAACAGACGTTCAAACTGCACGTCAACCATCTGCTGAACAAGATCCAGGCGCCGGTGTACCGGCAATTGACCGTGGAAGCCTTATGGGCGCTGGCCTCCATATTCCGCGACAATCCGGCGCTGCACATCGACGACACGCTCTACACGGACATCCTGATCGGCCATGCCGTCCGGCTGTGCTGGCTGCAAAACCATCCCGAACATAGCGATAATTACGAAAACTATGTCTCGCTGGCTTGGCAGGCCTTCTACCTGCTGCCGCCGCATGCGGTCGCCAACGGCATACTGGATGCTTTCAACCACCTGCTCAACCACCCCTTGTGA
- a CDS encoding TorF family putative porin, whose product MYEIPKKQTSTMPLGRSWAMLALLTFTLPAWADIKASVTVVSDYAYRGYSKSRANPVAQGSLDYAHSSGFFGGLTLSQVSFDDKRYGQRSDVELIPYLGWARGLATHWQADFSASRYVYAGKLFGRDADYNEFAASLHYRDLATARVAYAYDTYDRKATTFAYEALGRYSVFDSLVFSGGLGYNQAAQLLEYNNFFWNAGLTWYAGHHVSIDVRYVDSSVKNRRDTPVYGDFSLSALDRNYVFSLSVGF is encoded by the coding sequence ATGTACGAAATCCCTAAGAAGCAGACTTCGACCATGCCCCTCGGCCGCTCATGGGCCATGTTGGCCCTGCTGACGTTTACCCTGCCAGCCTGGGCGGATATCAAAGCGTCGGTAACCGTGGTCAGCGATTATGCGTATCGCGGTTACTCCAAGAGCCGGGCGAACCCCGTCGCGCAGGGAAGTCTGGACTATGCCCACAGCTCGGGTTTTTTCGGAGGACTCACGCTGTCGCAGGTAAGCTTCGACGATAAACGCTACGGCCAACGCTCGGATGTCGAATTGATCCCCTACCTGGGCTGGGCAAGGGGGCTGGCGACGCATTGGCAGGCCGATTTTTCGGCTAGCCGATATGTCTATGCCGGCAAGCTGTTCGGCCGCGACGCGGATTACAACGAGTTCGCCGCTTCGTTACATTACCGGGACCTGGCGACAGCCCGGGTTGCCTACGCTTACGACACCTACGATCGAAAGGCTACGACCTTCGCCTATGAGGCGCTCGGGCGCTATAGCGTGTTCGACAGCCTGGTCTTCTCGGGCGGGCTGGGTTACAACCAGGCCGCTCAACTGCTGGAATACAATAATTTCTTCTGGAATGCGGGCCTGACTTGGTACGCCGGCCACCACGTATCCATTGATGTGCGTTATGTCGATTCCAGCGTAAAAAACCGTCGCGACACCCCTGTGTACGGCGATTTCAGCTTATCCGCCCTGGACCGTAACTATGTATTTTCGCTGTCCGTGGGCTTTTAG
- the cpdA gene encoding 3',5'-cyclic-AMP phosphodiesterase — protein sequence MTCDRLPHPVGPYVRIVQLTDFHLLADPAEAMMGINTDASFRSVLAAAHAAHWPPDLCLLTGDLAQEARPQTYRRLRAYLEELGVPCYCLPGNHDSPAVIAEHLAGASVFYQRTLLLPDWQIVFLDSTIAGDPGGFLADEQLAALEDALLAHPDRHVLVALHHSPLATGSQWLDTMRVENAEEFLALLARYPRVRAVVYGHVHQAMDERIGDLRLIAAPSTCFQFKPASGDFALDPLPPGYRWIELYPDGRIETGVERVAELPAGLDMASAGY from the coding sequence ATGACCTGTGATCGCCTGCCCCACCCGGTCGGCCCATATGTGCGCATAGTTCAGCTCACCGATTTTCACCTGCTCGCCGATCCCGCCGAGGCCATGATGGGCATCAATACCGACGCAAGCTTTCGCTCGGTGTTGGCTGCGGCCCATGCGGCACACTGGCCGCCCGACCTTTGTCTGCTGACCGGCGATCTGGCCCAGGAAGCCCGGCCGCAAACCTATCGCCGGCTGCGCGCTTACCTGGAGGAACTGGGTGTGCCGTGTTATTGCCTGCCGGGCAATCACGATTCACCGGCCGTGATCGCCGAACACCTGGCGGGCGCATCGGTTTTCTATCAGCGTACGCTGCTGCTGCCGGACTGGCAGATCGTTTTCCTCGACAGCACCATAGCCGGCGATCCGGGAGGCTTCCTCGCCGACGAGCAACTCGCGGCCTTGGAAGATGCCTTGCTCGCCCATCCCGATCGCCATGTCCTGGTCGCCCTGCACCATTCTCCGCTGGCCACCGGCAGCCAGTGGCTGGATACCATGCGGGTGGAAAATGCGGAGGAATTTCTCGCCTTGCTGGCCCGTTATCCGCGGGTTAGGGCGGTCGTGTACGGTCACGTGCACCAGGCCATGGACGAGCGGATAGGCGATCTGCGGCTGATAGCCGCCCCTTCCACCTGCTTCCAGTTCAAGCCGGCCAGCGGCGATTTCGCCCTGGATCCGCTCCCGCCCGGCTACCGCTGGATCGAGCTCTACCCGGACGGGCGGATAGAAACCGGCGTGGAACGCGTGGCGGAATTGCCGGCGGGCCTGGACATGGCGTCCGCCGGATACTGA
- a CDS encoding zf-HC2 domain-containing protein, producing the protein MSSSNPLLSDGACDEVAALLPWYVNGTLDGEEQRRVKVHIEHCRACRLELASLRVLADRVVGAPIPERSPEAAYGRLLETIQQRKSAGRGTALQEQTPKRVGRRSLFVPNYAARLALAAMVLLLLAPLGWRHLTQMAGPSFRTLSDSASTTAAGRGDLHLVFDEGVAASRIDEVLKTIGGELVGGRGPGNVYTIRLAGPIESKPDVDAALAYLRQQEGILLAEPIVNP; encoded by the coding sequence ATGAGTTCCAGCAACCCTCTGTTGTCAGACGGCGCCTGTGACGAGGTGGCAGCCTTGCTGCCTTGGTATGTCAACGGTACATTGGATGGCGAGGAGCAGAGGCGGGTAAAGGTGCATATCGAACACTGTCGGGCGTGCCGTCTGGAGTTGGCTAGCTTGCGCGTGCTGGCGGATCGAGTGGTCGGCGCACCGATACCGGAACGCTCGCCTGAGGCGGCTTACGGGCGCCTGCTCGAAACCATCCAACAGCGCAAGTCCGCTGGTCGCGGGACGGCGTTGCAAGAGCAAACGCCGAAACGTGTCGGACGGCGATCCTTGTTTGTCCCTAACTATGCCGCTCGACTAGCGCTCGCGGCGATGGTGTTGTTGCTGCTGGCTCCGCTGGGATGGCGGCATTTGACCCAAATGGCGGGACCAAGCTTCCGTACCCTTTCCGATTCCGCATCGACCACGGCGGCTGGGCGAGGGGACTTGCACCTGGTGTTCGACGAGGGCGTAGCGGCCTCACGGATCGATGAGGTTTTGAAGACCATCGGCGGTGAACTCGTCGGTGGCCGCGGACCAGGAAACGTTTATACGATCCGTTTAGCGGGCCCGATCGAGAGTAAACCGGATGTAGACGCCGCGCTTGCTTACCTCCGTCAACAGGAAGGCATCCTGCTTGCGGAGCCAATCGTCAACCCCTAA
- the tcdA gene encoding tRNA cyclic N6-threonylcarbamoyladenosine(37) synthase TcdA has translation MNEILAANSERRFGGIARLYGTVGLARLRAAHVCVVGVGGVGSWAAEALARSAIGRITLIDLDNVAESNVNRQIHAMDGEFGKAKIDVMAERIRAINPDCRITLVEDFISHDNVQELIGTDIDWVMDCIDTFRIKAALLAHCKRNKIKAITVGGAGGVTDPTRIKVIDLSRATQDPLLARTRGRLRDYHGFTRNPKRRFSIPSVHSEEQAVYPTPEGGICAQKPEGAAAGGLSCAGGIGSVMTVTATFGLVAASVVLARLTESEPTP, from the coding sequence ATGAACGAAATACTGGCGGCGAACAGCGAGCGCCGTTTCGGCGGCATCGCCCGTCTGTACGGCACCGTAGGCCTGGCCCGGCTGCGCGCCGCGCATGTCTGCGTTGTCGGCGTCGGCGGGGTGGGCTCCTGGGCGGCGGAAGCCCTGGCGCGCAGCGCCATAGGCCGCATCACGCTGATCGACCTGGACAACGTGGCGGAATCCAACGTCAACCGGCAGATCCACGCCATGGACGGGGAGTTCGGCAAGGCCAAGATAGACGTGATGGCCGAGCGCATCCGCGCCATCAATCCGGACTGCCGGATCACGCTGGTCGAGGACTTCATCAGCCACGACAACGTGCAGGAACTCATCGGTACGGACATCGACTGGGTCATGGACTGCATCGATACCTTCCGCATCAAGGCCGCCCTGCTGGCCCACTGCAAGCGCAACAAGATCAAGGCGATCACGGTGGGCGGGGCCGGCGGCGTGACCGATCCGACCCGCATCAAGGTCATCGACCTCAGCCGTGCCACCCAGGATCCGCTGCTGGCCCGTACGCGCGGCCGCTTGCGCGACTACCACGGCTTCACCCGCAATCCCAAGCGGCGCTTTTCCATTCCTTCGGTCCATTCGGAAGAACAAGCCGTCTATCCGACGCCGGAAGGCGGCATCTGCGCGCAGAAACCGGAAGGGGCGGCGGCGGGGGGCCTGAGCTGCGCCGGCGGCATAGGCTCGGTGATGACGGTGACGGCCACCTTCGGCCTGGTCGCCGCCTCGGTGGTGCTCGCCCGCCTGACGGAAAGCGAGCCCACGCCATGA